The proteins below come from a single Gemmatimonadota bacterium genomic window:
- a CDS encoding aminotransferase class I/II-fold pyridoxal phosphate-dependent enzyme, with protein sequence MKYQDIDTLAVHAGREDFRAMGVHAAPLDLSTTYPIPELAEGTANIDAMLRGERPESNNIYARLANPTVDRFERAFAQLEQADDAVSFGSGMAAVTAALLAATMTGKRHIVAVRPLYGGTDHLLASGLLHLDVSWATASTVRDHVRADTALVVIETPANPTIELLDIADIAQQAGRVPVLVDSTFATPVLQQPLAHGAVMSLHSATKFIGGHGDVMAGVIACTEEWAKQLRVVRILTGAVLHPLAAYLLHRGLQTLPVRVRAMQAGAVTLADLLAAHPSISRVFFPSLPGNDPRHLIGRQMRGPGTMIAFEMAGGFDAAAEVMRAVKVITPAVSLGSADSLIQHPAGLTHRVVNAEGQAEGGVTPGMLRLSVGLEDPSALWTDLSAALEAAELLLQVGSAR encoded by the coding sequence ATGAAATATCAAGATATCGATACGCTTGCCGTGCACGCCGGACGCGAAGATTTCCGCGCGATGGGGGTGCATGCCGCCCCGCTCGATCTCTCGACGACCTATCCGATTCCGGAGCTGGCCGAAGGCACCGCCAATATCGACGCGATGCTCCGTGGCGAGCGTCCTGAGAGCAACAACATCTACGCGCGCCTCGCCAACCCCACGGTGGACCGCTTTGAGCGCGCCTTTGCGCAGCTCGAGCAGGCCGACGATGCGGTGAGCTTTGGATCGGGGATGGCGGCGGTCACCGCTGCGCTGCTCGCTGCCACGATGACGGGCAAGCGGCACATCGTCGCGGTGCGTCCGCTCTACGGTGGCACCGACCATCTCCTCGCGAGCGGCCTGTTGCATCTCGATGTCAGCTGGGCCACCGCGAGCACCGTGCGTGATCATGTGCGCGCCGATACGGCGCTCGTCGTGATTGAAACGCCGGCGAATCCGACCATTGAACTGCTCGACATTGCCGATATTGCGCAACAGGCGGGGCGTGTGCCCGTGCTCGTCGACTCGACCTTTGCCACGCCGGTGCTGCAGCAACCGCTCGCGCATGGCGCGGTGATGTCGCTCCACAGCGCCACCAAATTCATTGGCGGGCACGGCGACGTGATGGCCGGCGTCATTGCGTGCACCGAGGAATGGGCGAAGCAGTTGCGTGTGGTACGCATTCTGACGGGGGCGGTGTTGCATCCGCTCGCCGCCTACTTGCTGCATCGTGGACTCCAGACCTTGCCGGTGCGCGTGCGCGCGATGCAGGCAGGCGCGGTGACGCTCGCCGATCTACTGGCGGCGCACCCTTCGATTTCGCGCGTGTTCTTCCCGTCGCTCCCTGGCAACGATCCGCGTCATCTCATCGGCCGTCAAATGCGCGGGCCGGGTACGATGATCGCCTTTGAGATGGCCGGAGGATTTGACGCGGCCGCGGAAGTGATGCGCGCCGTGAAGGTGATCACGCCGGCGGTGAGCCTTGGATCAGCGGACTCGTTGATTCAACATCCGGCTGGACTCACGCACCGTGTAGTGAACGCGGAAGGCCAAGCAGAAGGGGGCGTCACTCCCGGCATGCTGCGGCTCAGCGTGGGGCTTGAAGATCCTTCGGCATTGTGGACGGATTTGAGCGCGGCGCTCGAGGCGGCGGAGCTGCTACTGCAAGTAGGCAGTGCACGGTAG
- a CDS encoding Lrp/AsnC family transcriptional regulator produces MDTLDRIDREILAALANNARLSNKELAAQVGLAPSSCHERVKRLLQSGVLRGFHADIDPAALGVNLQAMISVRMRTHSRENYDHFRAYVLALPEVAAVYHTSGENDFLVHVLVRDAEHLKNFAIDAIITRPEVGHIETGLIFEHVRAWKGSYT; encoded by the coding sequence ATAGACACCCTCGACCGAATCGATCGCGAGATACTCGCCGCCCTGGCGAATAATGCTCGGCTCTCCAACAAAGAGCTCGCCGCGCAGGTGGGGTTGGCCCCCTCCAGCTGCCACGAACGGGTGAAACGCCTGCTCCAGTCGGGAGTGCTGCGCGGCTTTCACGCCGACATCGACCCCGCCGCGCTCGGCGTGAACCTGCAGGCCATGATCTCGGTGCGGATGCGCACGCACTCGCGAGAGAACTACGATCACTTCCGCGCGTATGTACTCGCGCTGCCGGAAGTGGCGGCCGTGTATCACACCTCAGGCGAGAATGACTTTCTCGTGCATGTGCTGGTGCGCGACGCCGAGCATTTGAAAAACTTCGCGATTGACGCGATCATCACGCGGCCTGAGGTTGGGCACATTGAGACCGGGTTGATCTTTGAGCACGTGAGGGCGTGGAAAGGGTCCTACACCTGA
- a CDS encoding gamma-glutamyltransferase, which produces MSLVLAAFLLQAASADSTALHAVRTPTYAPDGRVAVSSDGGLFLRRTSGAWTRLSTSSAWDRDPAFTRDGSAIVFSSDRSGNWDLWRLRVTADGAAGEPERVTTSAADESAPTTAPDGSIAFVRGRGASARIWIRATDGNERRLDDRENTQTAPRFSPDGQRVAYIVTSENVRRVIVRGVQNGRETTVNADRAAERLAWSPTGDRVAFSTRAGVFVSPADGRYTNIASTHHGDIAWSPDGATVAIAEYDEPSVGYNGDPDRLGERVAAERFGATDKLFFVAAPVAPDANLAEQHVTAADDRAARNAAAYDRVWERSTKLYFTAADATTRRAQWDAVRTKHRGEAVAARNDDELQRAIWAMLRERPPLKATATGRAAVSSAHPVATEAGLEMFRAGGNAVDAAVAVSFALGVVEPDASGVGGYGEMVVTLKGMERPTLIEFMSRVPEAASLANTSLLQNGRYPSDGPALVNVPGTVAGMYLAWKSYGSHKLEWKDLIAPALRAARNGYAVSEGLATTLATEREHYAKYEGSRALFFKDGHPLVAGDTVRNSGLAWVLEQIAANGADGFYKGAVADKWVTDLRAHGNVMTGNDLSRYYAVERAPVAGQYRGFTLWSSAPPVSGGAELSARMNLMEQFATPKPYPDDAATLNAALTAWYLVPSSRNKIADPGMWPIDVASIINRDTAVARWKCYDAERAIRPSDFRGDTLACLARNTKTDSAKSAPERNDAPDAALAECAAPDHAREISACHSAGTTAFTVADNDGNVVAVTQTLGTWGGNFYVTPGLGFLSNDKLTSYGTDSTQYGHRLPFARHGSTLAPTIVFKGKKPVFAVGAAGNSWITSAVFQALLGALDYGYDAQRALELPRFLPGGAGGGAGGGGRAGGAGGGGRAGGAGGRAAAAATEARYNIQIEDGFSPDVIKRLRELGYDFTVVSLRGELREGYGAAITIDGKKVTAGADPRRAGAAGAVP; this is translated from the coding sequence GTGTCTCTCGTTCTCGCCGCCTTTCTGCTGCAGGCCGCCAGTGCTGACTCCACCGCACTGCACGCTGTTCGCACCCCCACCTACGCGCCCGACGGACGGGTAGCGGTGAGTAGCGATGGCGGACTGTTTTTGCGCCGCACATCAGGGGCGTGGACGCGTCTCTCCACGAGCAGCGCCTGGGACCGTGACCCCGCCTTCACGCGCGACGGCTCGGCGATCGTCTTCTCGTCTGATCGCTCGGGCAACTGGGATCTCTGGCGACTGCGCGTCACGGCCGACGGCGCCGCCGGAGAACCCGAACGTGTGACCACCTCCGCTGCCGACGAAAGCGCGCCCACGACCGCGCCCGACGGCAGCATTGCATTTGTGCGGGGACGTGGCGCATCGGCTCGCATCTGGATTCGCGCCACCGATGGCAACGAACGCCGACTCGACGATCGTGAGAACACGCAAACCGCGCCGCGCTTTTCTCCCGATGGTCAGCGTGTGGCGTATATCGTGACGAGCGAGAATGTGCGCCGCGTGATCGTGCGCGGCGTGCAGAACGGACGCGAGACCACCGTTAACGCCGATCGGGCCGCCGAGCGACTTGCGTGGTCGCCGACGGGTGATCGCGTGGCGTTCTCGACGCGCGCCGGCGTGTTTGTGTCGCCCGCCGACGGACGCTACACGAACATTGCCTCTACACATCACGGCGACATCGCCTGGTCGCCCGACGGCGCGACGGTCGCCATTGCCGAATACGACGAGCCATCCGTTGGCTATAACGGCGACCCGGACCGACTCGGTGAGCGTGTGGCCGCTGAGCGATTTGGCGCCACCGACAAACTGTTCTTCGTCGCTGCACCAGTGGCGCCCGACGCGAACCTCGCGGAACAACACGTGACGGCCGCCGACGATCGTGCCGCGCGAAACGCCGCGGCCTATGATCGGGTGTGGGAGCGTTCCACCAAGCTGTACTTCACCGCCGCGGATGCAACAACGCGCCGCGCACAGTGGGATGCGGTCCGCACCAAGCATCGCGGGGAAGCTGTTGCCGCGCGAAACGACGACGAGCTCCAGCGCGCCATCTGGGCGATGCTCCGCGAGCGGCCGCCGCTCAAGGCCACCGCCACCGGCCGCGCTGCCGTGAGCAGTGCCCACCCCGTGGCCACCGAAGCGGGGCTCGAGATGTTCCGTGCCGGCGGCAACGCTGTAGATGCGGCCGTCGCGGTGAGTTTTGCACTAGGCGTGGTAGAACCCGATGCCAGTGGCGTAGGCGGCTACGGTGAAATGGTGGTCACGCTCAAGGGGATGGAACGGCCGACACTCATTGAGTTCATGAGTCGTGTGCCGGAAGCGGCGTCGCTCGCCAATACCTCACTGTTGCAGAATGGTCGATATCCGAGTGATGGCCCAGCATTGGTGAATGTGCCGGGGACGGTGGCCGGGATGTATCTCGCGTGGAAGAGCTACGGCAGTCACAAGCTCGAGTGGAAAGATCTCATTGCGCCTGCCCTACGAGCTGCGCGCAATGGCTACGCGGTGAGCGAAGGACTCGCCACCACACTGGCCACCGAGCGTGAGCACTACGCCAAGTATGAGGGAAGTCGTGCGCTGTTCTTCAAGGACGGCCACCCGCTCGTGGCTGGTGACACCGTGCGCAACAGCGGACTCGCGTGGGTGCTCGAACAAATCGCTGCCAACGGCGCTGACGGATTTTACAAAGGCGCCGTGGCGGACAAATGGGTGACCGACCTTCGCGCGCACGGCAACGTGATGACCGGCAACGATCTCTCGCGCTATTACGCCGTGGAACGCGCGCCGGTGGCCGGGCAATATCGCGGCTTCACCCTCTGGTCGAGCGCTCCACCCGTGAGTGGTGGCGCCGAACTCTCGGCGCGGATGAACTTGATGGAACAGTTCGCCACGCCCAAACCATACCCCGACGACGCGGCTACACTCAACGCCGCGCTCACCGCGTGGTATTTGGTGCCGAGTTCGCGCAATAAGATTGCGGACCCAGGAATGTGGCCCATAGATGTGGCGAGCATTATCAATCGTGACACGGCTGTTGCGCGCTGGAAGTGCTACGACGCCGAACGAGCGATTCGCCCGTCGGATTTCCGCGGCGACACGCTCGCCTGCTTGGCCCGCAACACAAAGACGGACAGCGCGAAATCCGCACCGGAGCGCAACGATGCACCGGACGCGGCGCTCGCTGAATGCGCCGCGCCCGACCACGCGCGCGAAATCAGCGCGTGCCATTCTGCTGGCACCACAGCATTCACCGTGGCAGACAACGACGGCAATGTCGTGGCCGTCACGCAAACGCTCGGCACGTGGGGCGGAAATTTTTACGTCACGCCGGGGCTTGGCTTTCTCTCAAACGACAAACTCACGAGCTACGGCACCGACTCCACGCAATACGGACACCGTCTGCCATTCGCACGACACGGCAGCACACTCGCACCGACCATCGTCTTCAAGGGAAAGAAGCCTGTGTTCGCCGTTGGTGCGGCGGGCAACTCGTGGATTACGTCGGCGGTGTTTCAGGCGCTGCTGGGTGCGCTCGACTATGGCTACGATGCGCAACGTGCGCTCGAACTTCCGCGCTTTCTCCCCGGAGGGGCGGGCGGCGGAGCGGGTGGTGGTGGACGCGCGGGCGGAGCGGGAGGTGGTGGACGCGCAGGCGGAGCGGGCGGTCGTGCCGCGGCGGCGGCCACCGAGGCGCGCTACAATATTCAAATTGAAGATGGCTTCTCGCCGGACGTCATCAAACGTCTCCGCGAACTCGGCTACGACTTTACCGTGGTGTCGCTGCGTGGTGAACTGCGCGAGGGCTACGGCGCGGCCATCACGATTGACGGCAAGAAAGTGACGGCCGGTGCGGACCCGCGGCGCGCTGGCGCCGCGGGTGCCGTGCCGTGA
- a CDS encoding amidohydrolase has translation MFRPNWLRGAAATVALILAPIALHAQGRGGGGVNWADSIKYKYAQTPQLEKYKEDVAKAIDGKAKMIQVMVDQIFSYGELGMQEFETSKYLTGILEENGFKVERGVGGMPTAFLARWSNGTGKPVISLGSDIDDIPQASNRPAVGYHEAIVAGAPGHGEGHNSGMPLNVAAALAVKEIMIREKISGTLELWPGVAEEQMAGKAFLVRAGVFKNADVVLFCHVGNDMGVSWGQSGSTALISALFKFKGSSAHAAGAPWRGKSALDAVMLMGQSWEFHREHMELQQRSHYVIPDGGDQPNVVPSTASIWFYFRNNDYEKTTAMFEDAKKMAQGATLMTGTQLDTVMMIGSGWSGHFSRPVAEAMYANIKRVGMPKWDENDQTLAKGLQRELGQRESGLLLEGGRLGGPVRDDQRTGGGSDDIGDVAWNVPTITLNYPSNIPGTPGHNWANAIAMATPIAHKGVVAGAKVQAMTILDLLLTPQAIADAKDYFENIQTKTVKYKPFFAATDQPPIWLNKEIMAKYRPEMMKFYYDSKKFPTYLDQLGIKYPIVKKVLQ, from the coding sequence ATGTTTCGACCGAACTGGTTGCGCGGCGCCGCCGCCACCGTTGCCCTGATCCTCGCCCCCATCGCGCTGCACGCTCAAGGCCGTGGCGGCGGTGGTGTGAACTGGGCCGATTCCATCAAATACAAGTACGCCCAAACGCCGCAGCTCGAGAAGTACAAAGAAGATGTGGCCAAGGCCATCGACGGCAAGGCCAAGATGATCCAGGTCATGGTGGACCAGATCTTCAGCTACGGCGAACTCGGCATGCAGGAGTTCGAGACGTCCAAGTACCTCACGGGGATTCTCGAAGAAAATGGTTTCAAAGTGGAACGTGGCGTGGGCGGAATGCCGACCGCGTTTCTTGCCCGCTGGAGCAATGGCACCGGCAAGCCGGTCATCTCCCTCGGCTCCGACATTGACGACATTCCGCAGGCGAGCAATCGGCCGGCGGTCGGGTATCACGAAGCCATCGTCGCTGGCGCGCCAGGGCACGGCGAAGGACACAACTCCGGAATGCCACTGAACGTGGCCGCCGCGCTCGCCGTGAAAGAGATCATGATTCGCGAAAAGATCTCTGGCACGCTCGAGCTCTGGCCGGGCGTTGCCGAAGAACAAATGGCGGGCAAGGCCTTCCTCGTGCGCGCGGGCGTCTTCAAGAATGCGGACGTCGTGCTCTTCTGCCACGTCGGCAACGACATGGGTGTGAGCTGGGGACAGAGCGGAAGCACCGCGTTGATTTCGGCGCTCTTCAAGTTCAAGGGTTCGAGCGCGCACGCCGCCGGTGCACCGTGGCGCGGCAAGAGCGCCCTCGACGCCGTGATGCTCATGGGGCAGTCGTGGGAGTTCCACCGCGAGCACATGGAACTGCAGCAGCGCTCGCACTACGTGATTCCAGACGGCGGCGATCAGCCGAACGTGGTGCCGAGCACGGCGAGCATCTGGTTCTACTTCCGTAACAATGATTACGAGAAGACCACCGCGATGTTCGAGGATGCCAAGAAGATGGCGCAGGGCGCCACGCTTATGACCGGCACGCAGCTCGACACCGTGATGATGATCGGATCCGGCTGGAGCGGCCACTTCAGCCGTCCGGTGGCCGAAGCGATGTACGCCAACATCAAGCGCGTGGGCATGCCCAAGTGGGATGAGAACGATCAGACACTCGCCAAGGGACTGCAGCGTGAACTCGGCCAGCGCGAGAGCGGGCTGCTGCTCGAAGGCGGCCGACTCGGCGGCCCCGTGCGCGACGATCAGCGCACCGGCGGTGGCTCGGACGACATCGGCGACGTGGCGTGGAACGTGCCGACCATCACGCTCAACTATCCGTCAAACATTCCTGGTACGCCTGGCCACAACTGGGCCAACGCGATTGCGATGGCCACGCCGATCGCCCACAAGGGCGTGGTCGCGGGCGCCAAGGTGCAGGCGATGACGATTCTCGACTTGCTGCTCACGCCGCAGGCGATTGCCGACGCCAAGGATTATTTTGAGAATATTCAGACCAAGACCGTGAAGTACAAGCCGTTCTTTGCGGCCACGGATCAGCCGCCCATCTGGCTGAATAAGGAAATCATGGCTAAGTACCGGCCGGAGATGATGAAGTTCTACTACGACTCCAAGAAGTTCCCGACGTATCTCGACCAGCTCGGCATCAAGTATCCGATCGTGAAAAAGGTGCTGCAGTAG